In the Hordeum vulgare subsp. vulgare chromosome 7H, MorexV3_pseudomolecules_assembly, whole genome shotgun sequence genome, one interval contains:
- the LOC123407650 gene encoding LRR receptor-like serine/threonine-protein kinase GSO1 has product MASKNALLGRLILLLLASVTSASSSSNSGNAETDALMEIKAALDPSGRAPALASWSRGGDPCGHRDYFEGVSCDARGRVSVVSLQGRRLSGSVSPAVAMLPGLTGLYLHYNELSGAIPRELGNLPDLAELYLGVNNLSGGIPVELGRLHRLQVLQLGYNQLSGSIPTQLGELKTLTVLAVQSNQLTGAIPASLGDLPELTRLDLSSNHLFGSIPSKLAGIPQLATLDLRNNTLSGSVPSDLKKLGHGFKFDNNLELCGSRFDSLKACPNDDNVDDQMPNKPESTSIKPQQTPQNTSQNTNCDNGTCSSSSTLSSAAVLAGTIIIIAGVAACGLSVFSWHRRQKQKVGCSVESLEGRPSLEQSKETYQKSASSLINVEYSSGWDTSSEGSQHGARLSPEGSPSVRFNLEEVECATQYFSDINVLGKSTFAATHRGIMRDGSVVAVKSINKSSCKSEEADFLKGLRVLTSLRHENLVGLRGFCRSRARGECFLVYEFMANGSLSRYLDIKDGDAEARILDWPTRVSIIKGIAKGIDYLHSSKPSKPPLVHQNISADKVLLDHLLVPRLSGSGVHKLLADDVVFSTLKASAAMGYLAPEYTTTGRFTDKSDVYAFGVVVFQVLTGKKAVSQHLLRCPVGDAEPGGGAKLDDLVDPRLGARFSRPEAAKLAGIALLCTSEAPGQRPAMAAVLQQLGASQ; this is encoded by the exons ATGGCGTCCAAGAACGCCCTGCTCGGCCGCCtcatcctgctcctcctcgcgtccgtcacctcggcctcctcctcgtcCAATTCCGGCAATGCCGAGACGGACgcgctgatggagatcaaggcgGCGCTAGATCCGTCGGGGCGCGCGCCGGCGCTGGCGTCGTGGTCGCGCGGCGGGGACCCGTGCGGCCACAGGGACTACTTCGAGGGCGTCTCCTGCGACGCTCGCGGGAGGGTCTCGGTCGTATCTCTGCAGGGGAGGCGGCTCTCCGGGAGCGTCTCGCCGGCGGTGGCTATGCTCCCGGGACTCACCGGGCTGTACCTGCACTACAACGAGCTGAGCGGGGCGATCCCTCGCGAGCTTGGCAACCTCCCCGACCTCGCGGAGCTCTATCTCGGCGTGAACAACCTGTCCGGGGGCATCCCCGTCGAGCTCGGCCGCCTTCATCGCCTCCAAG TGCTGCAGCTGGGCTACAACCAGCTCTCAGGGAGCATCCCTACTCAGCTAGGTGAGCTCAAGACGCTCACTGTTCTTGCCGTCCAGTCCAACCAACTCACCGGGGCGATACCGGCGTCTCTAGGGGACTTGCCGGAGCTGACACGGCTGGACTTGAGCTCCAATCACCTGTTTGGCTCCATCCCTTCCAAGCTTGCCGGCATCCCACAGCTTGCAACACTGGACCTCCGAAACAATACACTTTCAGGAAGTGTTCCTTCTG atctgaagaAATTGGGTCACGGATTTAAGTTCGACAACAATTTAGAGCTCTGCGGGTCTCGTTTTGATTCTCTGAAAGCCTGTCCTAACGATGACAACGTCGATGATCAAATGCCGAATAAACCCGAATCAACCTCCATCAAACCGCAGCAAACTCCACAAAATACAAGCCAAAACACAAATTGCGACAACGGCACATGCTCAAGCTCATCGACACTCTCTTCAGCAGCTGTTCTTGCCGGAACAATCATAATCATAGCTGGGGTGGCGGCTTGTGGTCTATCTGTCTTCTCATGGCACCGCCGGCAGAAGCAGAAGGTTGGTTGTTCTGTGGAGAGCTTGGAAGGAAGGCCTAGTTTGGAGCAATCAAAGGAAACATACCAGAAGAGTGCCTCCTCACTGATCAATGTGGAGTATTCCAGTGGGTGGGACACTTCGTCGGAGGGATCGCAGCACGGAGCAAGGCTGTCGCCCGAGGGCTCCCCGAGTGTGAGGTTCAATCTCGAAGAGGTGGAGTGCGCGACGCAGTACTTCTCGGACATCAATGTGCTCGGCAAGAGCACCTTTGCGGCGACACATAGAGGGATAATGCGGGATGGCTCGGTCGTCGCCGTCAAGAGCATCAACAAGAGTAGCTGCAAGTCGGAGGAGGCTGACTTCTTGAAAGGGCTCCGCGTGCTTACGTCGCTGCGGCATGAGAACCTCGTTGGCTTAAGGGGTTTCTGCCGCTCCCGGGCTAGAGGGGAGTGCTTCCTCGTCTATGAGTTCATGGCGAACGGTAGCCTTTCCCGGTATCTGGATATCAAGGACGGTGACGCCGAGGCGAGGATCCTCGACTGGCCTACCCGGGTCTCCATCATCAAAGGCATTGCCAAAG GAATCGACTACCTGCACAGCAGCAAACCGAGCAAGCCCCCTCTGGTCCACCAGAACATCTCGGCAGACAAGGTGCTCCTGGACCACCTGTTGGTGCCCCGTCTCTCCGGCTCCGGCGTGCACAAGCTGCTGGCCGACGACGTGGTCTTCTCCACACTCAAGGCCAGCGCCGCCATGGGGTACCTGGCGCCAGAGTACACGACCACCGGCCGGTTCACGGACAAGAGCGACGTGTACGCCTTCGGGGTGGTCGTGTTCCAGGTGCTCACCGGGAAGAAGGCGGTGTCGCAGCACCTCCTCCGCTGCCCCGTCGGCGACGCGGAGCCCGGCGGTGGCGCCAAGCTTGACGACCTCGTGGATCCCCGCCTCGGGGCCAGGTTCTCGAGGCCCGAGGCAGCGAAGCTGGCCGGGATCGCGCTGCTGTGCACCAGCGAGGCGCCGGGCCAGCGCCCCGCCATGGCCGCGGTACTGCAGCAGCTCGGCGCCAGCCAGTAA